Genomic window (Thermoanaerobaculia bacterium):
GACGGCGACCGCTGGATGGAGACGATGGCCGCGCGCCTCCTCGAGGCGGCGGGTCCGGCGCCGACGAACCGCTAGCGCGACGGGAGGTGGGGCGGGTCTCGCGCCGCGGGCGAAGGTGAAGCGCGCTCCGTCCGTGACCGCGGCGCTCCCCGGGCGACTCGGGCGGCGGGAGTCTTCTAGCCGACGAGGCCGCCGTCGACCGGGACCGCCGCGCCGGTGACGAAGGCGGCGTCGTCGGAGGCGAGGAAGAGGCAGACGCGAGCGACGTCGTCGGCCGTCCCCAGGCGGCGGAGCGCCGTCCGCGCGACGATCGCCTTCCGGAACTCGACCGCGGCGGCGCTGTTCATCGCCGTGTCGATGTAGCCCGGAACGACGGCGTTGACGGTGATGCCGGCCGGCCCCAACTCGCGCGCCCAGACCCGGGTGAGACCGAGGAGCCCGGCCTTGGCGGCGGCGTAGGCGGTCTGGCCGGGGAAGCCGGCGACGGCGAGGATCGAGGAGAAGTTGACGATCCGTCCGCCGCCGCGCCGGCGCAGGAGGGGCAGGAGGGACTGGGTGCAGTGCAGCGCGCCGGAGAGATTGACGTCGAGCACGCGGCGCCACTCCTCGGCTGTCACGTCCCCGACCGCCGGCGAACGGGCGAGATTGATCCCCGCGTTGTTGATCAGGATGTCGACGCCCGGCAGTCGCTCTCCGAGCGCCGCCGCTGCTGCCGCGACGGCGAGCGCGTCGGCGACATCGACACGTTCGATGCAATTTGCGCCATCGGCCGGATTCTCCGCCGATCCGGCATCGAGGTCCCAGACGACGACCTCGGCCCCTTCGGCGCGAAAGCGTTCGACCGTCGCGCGACCGATACCGCGCGCGCCGCCGGTGACGACGGCGATCTTGCCGGCGAGCCGTCCGTCACTCATCCGTTCGCTCCCGGAGGAGTCGCCTGAGCCGGTCGCTTCGCCGGAAGCAGGTCGAGCTCGGCGAGGTCGGCTCCTGGCGGCAGCTCGAGCGCGAAACGGACCGTCGCCGCCACTTCCTCGGCCTCGAGCATCGCTTCGCGCCCCGAGAGCGCGACGCCGGAGGCGGCGAAGAAGCCGGTGGCGGTGAGATCGGGGCAGACCAGAACGACGCGCACGCCGCTCTCGCGCATCTCCTGGCGCAGGCATTCTGTGAAGCCGCGCAGGGCGAACTTCGACGCGACGTAGGGCGTCCCCTGTGCCCAGCCGCGTTTCGAGGAGACCGAGCCGATGTTGACGATGGCACCGTGCCCCTGGCCGGCGAGGATCGGCACGACGTGCTTCGCCATGAGGATCGCGCCGCGCACGTTGACCGCCCACACCCGGTCGAGGAGCGCCGCGTCGAGCTTGTGTACCAGCCCGAAACCGCCGATGCCGGCGGCGTTGACCAGAATGTCGAGCCGGCCGAAGGCGCCGATGGCGCGAGCGACGAGCCGCTCGATCGCCCTTTCGTCGGCGACATCGGTGGGCACCGCGATGGCGCTGCCCGGGCGATCCGCGAGCTCCGCTGTCGCGGCCTCGAGCTCCGCGGGGCGCCGGGCCGCGAGCACGACGTGCGCTCCGGCGCCGACGAGCTCGCGGGCGACCGCCCGTCCGATCCCGGAGCTCGCGCCGGTGACGATCGCGACCTGGCCCGCGAGGGAAGCGGTTCGCATTCGGCGCAGTCTATGCGAGGGAACCTCTCCGGGTATGCATAAGATGACCATCGTTGTTCGAGGAGGTCGATCCAGATGAGGATTCGGGAAAGTCGTAACCGTCTCGCGTGGGTGGGGTGTGCGTTCCTCGTCGTGGCGTCAGCCTGGCAAGCCGCAAACGTGCCGCCCGCTTTCGCTGAGCCGCCTCGCCCGTCGACCTTCTCGATCGTCGCCGCCGATCCGGCGACAGGCGAGGTCGGCGTTGCCGTGGCGAGCCGGTTCTTCGCCGTCGGTTCGGTGGTGCCGTACGCGCGCGCCGGCGTCGGCGCCGTGGCGACCCAGGCCTCGGCCAACACCGCCTATGGCCCGGGAGCGCTCGAGCTCCTGGCGCGCGGCGCTTCGCCTTCCGAGGCGCTCGCCATCCTCACCCGCGCCGATTCCGGCCAGGGTCAGCGCCAGGCCGGCGTCGTCGCCGCCGACGGCAGCGCGGCGACGTTCACCGGCCCGGGCTGCAACGCCTGGGCCGGCGGACGCAGCGGTCCGGGTTACGCCGTGCAGGGCAACATCCTCACCGGCGAACCGGTCGTGGCCGCGATGGAGCAGGCTTTCCTCGCGAGCGCCGGGAAGCCGCTCGCCGAGCGCCTGTACGCCGCGCTCGCGGCCGGCGACGCCGCGGGCGGCGACAGCCGCGGCAAGCAGTCGGCGGTGCTCCTCGTCTCGCGCGCCGGCGGCGGCTACGGCGCATTCGACGACCGGGCGATCGACATCCGGGTGGACGACCACAAGGAGCCGATCGTCGAGCTCGGCCGGCTGGTCGGCCTCGCCCTGGTCAACGATCTCTGGAACCGCGGTTGGGCGGCGTTCCGCAATGGCCAGCGCGGCGAGGATCTGAAATGGCAGGAGATGACCCTCGCCCGGGCCGAGGCGACCCGGGCCGAGATCCTCCCCGAGGTCCTCTACGACACCGCCGTCATCCGCCTCGCGAACGGCGACCTGCCGGGCGCCCTCGCCGCCCTCGCCCGCGCCCTCTCCCTGAACCCCAAACTCGCCCAGCAGGCCGCGGCCGACACCGATCTCGCCGGGTTGCGGGAAGCGAAGCCGTAGATTCCTCGTCCGAATCCCATTCGGCGCGCGGGAAGCACACCGGCGCTCGCCCGCGCGAAGGGAGGTTGCCCCGCCAAAAGGGAGGTTGACCCGCCCGAAGGGCGGTTGAAAAACCCGCAAGGGCCGGCCACGATGCGAAGCACCATGACCCCGACCTGTCTCGCCTGTGGCCGCAGCGACCAAGAAACTCCGCTCGTGCGACTCCTCCATCGCGGCGTCGAGCGCTACATTTGCCCGCAACACCTGCCGATCCTGATCCACAACCCGGCCGAGCTCGTGGGCAAGCTCGAAGGGGCCGAACAGTTGCGACCCGCCGATCATCACGACTGACGGCAAGGGCGCGGTGGTGGCGGTCGACTCGACTCGCCCGCCTCCTGCGGCATCTCGGAGTCGCGCCGGAAAGAGCTCCGACCTCCGTTGGGCCTCGTCGTCGCCTCCGGCGCAGGCTCGACCCGGAGTTGGTCGAAGGCACGGTAGCGGGCCGTGCGTGCGACAATCTCTCCCGGAGGCAAGACCGTGAGCCCCAAGATCGCTATCGACCAGCCTCGGATCGCCGCCTTTTGCCGCGAGTGGAGAATCGCCAAGCTCGAGCTTTTCGGCTCGGTGCTGCGGGACGACTTCGGGCCCGAAAGCGATGTCGATGTCCTGGTCAGCTTCGAGCGTGGATCGACATGGTCCTACCTGGATCTCGTCCGCATGGAAAACGAGCTGTCGGAGAAGCTGGGTCGCCGGGTGGACCTCGTAGAACGCGCGGCAGTCGAAGCGAGCGACAACTACATTCGACGCAGAGAGATCCTGCGATCTGCGGAGGCGCTCTATGCGGCGGGATGAATCCTACCTGCTCGACATGCTCCTGCGATCGCGGGATGCGCTTCGGTTTGCGAAGGAAGCCGAGCCGCTCGGGCTCGGTGAGAACACCATGGCGCAGTTCGCTGTGCTGCACGCGCTTCAGATTGTCGGCGAGGCAGCTGGAGGCGTCTCCGAAGAGGCCCGGAGTGCCAACCCCGGTATTCCCTGGGTGGAGATCGTCGGCATGCGCCATCGCATCGTCCACGACTACGGTCGGGTCAACATGGAAGTCGTGCGACAGGTCCTCGAACGCGATCTTCCGGCCCTGATCCTGCAGCTCGAGGACCTCGTCCCGCCGGACGACGAAGCCTAGTGCCAGCTGAGCTCGAAGGCGTCATCCGCTGCGCCTGGGCGGGGAGTGATCCGCTCTATCAGGCGTACCACGACACCGAGTGGGGCGTCCCCTCGTTCGACGAGCGCCACCTCTTCGAGATGCTGAACCTCGAGGGGGCACAGGCGGGGCTGTCCTGGATCACGATCCTGAAGAAGCGTGAGAACTACCGCGCGGCGTTCGATGGCTTCGATCCGGAGAGAGTGGCGCGCTACGACGAGGCGAAGGTCGCCTCCCTGCTCGCGGATGCCGGCATCGTGCGCAACCGGTTGAAGGTCGCGGCGACGATCGGCAACGCCAAGGCTTATCTGGCGTTGCGCGAGAGCGGCCGGACCCTCGCCGACGTCGTCTGGAAGCCCTACGGCGGCAAGCCGCGGCAGAACCGGATTGCGTCGATGGGCAAGGTGCCGGTGAAGACGGCGGAGTCCGACCGGTTGTCGAAGGAGCTCGCGAAACTGGGCTTCAAGTTCGTCGGCTCGACGATCGTCTACGCCTACCTACAGGCGGTCGGCTGCGTGAACGACCATCTGATGACCTGCTTCCGGCACGACGAGGTCGCCCGTCTCGCCTTGCGGCCGGCGCGCTGAGCGGGCGCCCTGAATGGGCGCCCTACGGCACGCTGGACGACCAGGCCGAGCGGTCGCCCGACCCGAAACCGTCGACGAAGAGCGCCTCGTCGACGAGGTGGACCTCCCGCCGGTCACCGGCCGCAAGTACCGCGTCGCCCACGAGGCCCCGCGAGTCGGACGCATAGCTCAGGAAGTAGTCCCCCTCGTCCGCGCCGGCGACCTCGAGCAAGGTCTCGGCCGTCGTCAGCGGATCGAGGAGCCGCTGCTCCATGGCAACGCCGTCCCAATTGGCGTCCGGTGTGACGATGAAGGCGACCCGCTGAGAGTCCGGAGAGACGACGTAGGCGCGGACGCTGTAAGGGTTCGGCGCCAGGATATTCCGGTTGGTCAGCTGGACGTGGCTGGTGAGGCCGAATGTGGTGGTCGTGTGAAGGTCGTAGCGGTCCACGGGTCCGAGGTTGGCGCGATAGACGAGGCGGCTCCCAGAGGGGGTGAACCGGAAGCTCGTCACGTCCCGGCCGGCGGGAACGGTGTCGGATCGCCGGGTCGGCGCCGCGTGCCCGTCGGCCGGCACGCTCCACAGCTCGTCCCGGGCATCGACCGCCGCGTCGGCGATGTAGGCGGCCCAGTCGCCGGCGACGCGGAGACCCCGGACGTCGCCGCCGGAAACGAGCGTTCCGGAGAGCTTGACCGGTTCCGCGCTGTCATCGATCGGGGCGCTCCAGAGCTCGAAGCGCTCGTCGACCTGGGCGTCGGCCAGAAAGACGGCGCGGCCGTCGCTCGAGAGCTCGAAATCCACCACGTTGCCGCCGCCGACCAGCGCCTGGTTGAGCTTGTGGAAGCTGTTGGCGCTGTCGGTTCGAATCGACCAGAGCTCGTCGACCTCGTCGGCCTGAATGTCGGCCTCGAGCACGACCGTGTCGCCGTCGGGCGCGAACGTGAGCGAGCCGATGTTCGTCCAGGTCGGGAGCTCTCCGGCCCAGAGCGGAAAGGGGAGTGTCGACGAGAGGTAGATCGTCAGGGTCTCCAGCTGATCGTCGCCGTCGGTGTCGATGAAATAGAGCAGGCGCGGATTGCCGCTCGCCGCCGGAAAGAGATAGGGCCGAATCGAGTCGCCCTCGTCGAGATTCGAGACGCCGCCGACGCCGTCGATCGCGACCCGCAGCAAGACGTCGGCACCTGGACGGGTGAGCTCGATGACGACCTGCTGGCCATCGTCGGTGACCAGGTAGTCGTTGATCGATTCGTTGGTCAGAAGGGCCGGGTTGAGGCGCACCGGTGCGGACGAACCATCGATCGCCACCGACCAGAGGTCGTTCGGGGCATCGGGCTCGGTCGACGCCTCGTAGACCACGCGCCGGCTGTCGCCGGTGATCTCGAAGTCGATGCCGGCTCCGAGGAAACTGAAGCCGTGTACCGGACCGGCGAGCTCGAGAGGCGGATCGCCGGGCTCGCCGAACCGGCGGCTGCTGGCCAGCCAACACTCGTCGGAACTCTCGCAGGCGACGAAGACGATCCACCGGCCATCGGGAGAGACCTCGGGCCCGGATTCGTCCGAGACGCTGCCGGCCGAGAGGAAGTCCGCCGAGATCACTTTCGCGCGGTGCTCTGCAACGGCCGGCGAAGCGCCGGCGAGGAGGGTCAGCAGGGCGAGGCTCGCCGCGCTCCGCGGGCAAGAGCCAGGGAATGGAACCACGCACGGAGCTCTCAGGGTGAAGTGTCTGGCCATCGTCGATCTCCCTCTGCTACAGGAGAACGACGCAACCGATCCGGTGGCGACATCCGCCTCAGAATCCCGACCAGCGCGCGCGATTGCCGCCCTCGAAGCCGTCGGCGAAGAGGTAGGCGTTCTCGGTGCGCATGAGGAAACCCGAGGCGTCGCCACCGCTGTCGAAGGCGTGGCCGACGAGGACCGGCCGGCCGCCCCAAAGGACGAGATCGGCGACCTGCTGGCCCGTGCCACCGCCGAGGTCGATGTCGTAGGCCTCGCCGCCGCCGGTTTCGGAGCCGAAGGTAGGGTCGCTGTTGTAGCTGCCGGGAAACAGAGCGTACCGGCGCATGCGCAGGGTGTCGAACGACAGACCCTCGCGGGCAGAGAGGAAGCGCTCGTCCCCCTGAAAGACCAGTTGGCCGACGCTCTCGGGGGGCGAGGCCGAGGTCGAGAAGACGCCGTCGTCGTCGAAGTGGATCAGCAGCCAGTCGCTGCCTCTCTGGACGGAGGCGAGGGATGTCCCCGTACCCGGGAGCGTCAGCAGGTCGCCCGCGATGGTATCGGTCGCGTCATCGATGCCGGAGTCCTGGATCGTCATGAGGCCATTCGCGCCGAAGGCGGCGTCGAGCGCGCCGGCGGCCGTGTAGCGGAGCGCCATCACGTCGAGATCGCTCGTCGTGCCGGCCTCGCGCCGGGTCATCAGGAGGAGAATCCGGCCCTGGTCGTCGACCGTCATCGTGGCGCCGGACTGGAGCGTTCCCAGAGCCGCCGACGTGACCTCGCGAATTCCGGTGCCCGGCGCGCCGAAGTTGGGGTCGAGGGAGCCCGCGGCCGTCAGTCCGAGGAGGAAGTAGCGATAGTTCGAGATCGCCACCGTGGCGCGCAGGAGGGCGACGATCCGGGGAGCGCCGACGGCTCCGGTTTCGGGCCGGATCTCGGCCAGCGCGGCGATGAGACAGCTCTCCGGATTGCAGTAGGCCTGTGTGTCGAAGAGTTGGAAGCCGTCGGTGGAGAAGTCCTCGTCGAGCGTGCAGCCGGGCTGGTCGATCTCGTAGCGCGCCACCAGGGCGTGCAGGCGCGAAGCGGCGCCCTGGAAGTTCACCCAGCCGCCAACGAGGAGGTTCCCGGAGGAATCGACGATCGCGGCCTCTCCGCCGGATTCGTCGGTGAAGGCGCCGTAGGCGCTCGTCGAGTCCAGGCAGACGCGATCGCTGCGGAGCTCGCCGTCCCCGTCCACGGCCTGGAAGTGGAGGCTCCGCGTGCCGGCCGGAAAGTCGTAGTCGCCGACGCCGTAGAGCAGGTCGCTGGTCGCGACGGCGGTCTCCAGGAAGACCCGGCCCGACCCCTGCCAGGTGGCGAAGCCATCGCCTTCGCCCCAGGCGGTGGCGAGCGCGCCGTCGTATTGGGCGGCAATCGGGCTCGCGCCCGAGGCTGCCAGTAGAGCGATCGTCCACAGCGGGAGTGACTTCGCGAGCGGCATAGGGTTGGACCTCACCCTGCTACCGCGATTCGACCGCCGCAGGGGACAGGCCGCAAAGGACAAGCAAGTCCGGGAGGGCGCTCCCTCGCCCGGGCGCCTCGCCGGTGAGCCGTCGCCGGGTCAGTCTTGTGCGAGTGCCCGCCTCGCCGCAGCAAGGTCGGCAGGGACGAGAACCGGCTTCGGCCAGGCGAGGTCGAGGCCTTCGATCGCCGCGACGAGGGTCTGCGAGATGACCAGGCGGGTGAACCACTTGTGGTCGGCGGGTACGACGAACCAGGGGGCGTGCGGCGCGGCGGTGGCGCGGATCGCCGCCTCGTAGGATTTCATGTAGGCGTCCCAGTGCTCGCGCTCGCGGACGTCGCCGAGGGCGAACTTCCAGTTCTTCTCCGGCTCGTCCAGCCGGGCGAGGAATCGCGCCTTCTGCTCCTCCTTCGAAATGTGGAGGAAGAACTTGAGGATGAGATAGCCCTGGCGGGCGAAGTAGCGCTCGAACGCGGCGATGTCCTCGAGGCGCTCCTCCCAGATCGACTTCGTGACCAGCTCCTTCGGCAGGTGCTGGCCGGCGAGAATCGGCGGGTGCACGCGCACGACCAGCGTCTCCTCGTAGTAGGAGCGGTTGAAGATACCGATGCGGCCGCGCTCGGGGAGGCACTTCGACGTCCGCCAGAGGAAGTCGTGATCGAGCTCTTCGGCCGAGGGCGCCTTGAAGGAGAAGACCTGGCAGCCCTGCGGGTTGATGCCCGACATCACATGCTCGATCGCGCCGTCCTTGCCGGCCGCGTCCATCGCCTGAAAGATCAGCAGCACGCCCCACTGGTCCTGGGCGTAGAGCATCTCCTGCAGCTCGTCCAGGCGCGCGACGTCTTTCGCGAGTGCGGCCCGGGCCTCCTTCTCCTTGAGCCCGAGGGTGTCCTGCGGGTCGATGCCGCGCAGCTTGAAGCCCTTGCTGGAGGTGACGGCGTAGCGCTTTAGCATCCTCCGGGTCAACGTCTCCTGCTTCGATTTCGCCATCGATACTCCGGGCTTCTCCCCAGGCGGGCTGCGGTGGCTGGACAATTGCGGGGAGTATCCTACCGGGATACCGCCCTCCAATCGGGTAGTGACCGGATGGCGTGCCTGAAGTAGTTTTCCGACATGGCACTCTCGCCCAGATTCCGCTTCGGCGCGCTCTCCGGCGCCTGCTTCCTTCTTCTCGCAGCCGGGCTCATCGGTGGCTCCGCAGCGCCGGCTGTCGCGCAGGAATCCCCCTGCGCCGAGTGCCACGACGACGTTCCTCTCGACGCCACCCCGCACGCCGAGCTCGCCTGCCTCGACTGCCACCCCGGTTTCGACGCCGATCCGCATCCGGAAGCGCTGCCGGCCAAGCCCTACGCAGTCTGCGCCGAGTGCCACGATGCCGGCGAGAAGCTCGCAGCGAGTGTCCACGGTGGGGCCGGAAAAGCTGCGCCCTCCTGTCGCGAGTGCCACGGCGCCGGACACAAGATCCTGCCGGCCGAGAACGCCGCTTCCCTCGCGGGCCCGGGCCACATCACGGCGACCTGTGCACAATGCCACCAGGCGGAGGCAAAGACGGCGGCGCGTGGCATCCACGCCGTCCTGCAGGGAGACCGCCCCAACGCGACTTGCGTCGACTGCCACAGCGCGCCGCACGAGATCGCCAAAGCCGCGAGCTCCGCGAGCGCCGCGAAGGCGCTGGCCTCCTGCAGCACCTGTCACGCCGCGGTCGCCACGGAGCAGCACGCCAGCCTCCACGGCAAGGCGGCGGCGCGCGGCGACGCGCTCGCTCCGACCTGTCTCACCTGCCACGGCGGCCACGGCATCCTCTCGCACAAGGACGCGAAGTCGCCGGTCGCGGTGATGAACATCCCGCTCCTGTGCGGCAAGTGCCACCGGGAGGGCAGCGAGGTCTCGCTGACGCACGACATTCCCCAGGAGAACATCCTCGAGAACTACGCCGACTCGATCCACGGCGAGGGGCTCTTCCAGAAGGGCCTGACGGTCACCGCGGTCTGCACCTCCTGCCACTCGGCGCACAACATCCTGCCGCACGGCGACCCCAAGTCGACGATCAACGCCAAGAACGTGGTTGCGACCTGCACCCAGTGCCACGCCCAGATCGAGCTCGTGCATCGCAAGGTCATCGAGGGTCATCTCTGGGAGAGCGCGCCGAACCAGATTCCGGTCTGCGTCGACTGCCACGAGCCGCACAAAGTGCGCCGTGTCTTCTACAGCGCCGGAATGGCGAACCAGGACTGCCTCACCTGCCACGCCAAACCCGACCTCGCGGTCGAGCGCGACGGCAAGCAGGTCTCGCTCTACACCGATCCGGACGCCTACGCCGCCTCGACGCATGCCAAGACCGCCTGCGCGCAGTGCCACACCGAGGTGACACCGTCGCACACGCGGCCTTGCGAGACCATCACCAGGAAGGTCGACTGCGGCGTCTGCCATGCGGCGCAGGTGGAGCAGTACCAGATCAGCATCCACGGCACGCTCGCCGCGAAGAACGATCCGGACGCCCCGGGGTGCCTCGACTGCCATTCGCCGCACGCCACCAAGTCCAAGAACGAGCCGCTCTCGCCGACCTTCGCCCGCAACGTCCCGACGCTCTGCGCGCGCTGTCACCGGGTGGGTGCGCAGGCGGCGGTCCGCATCCACGGGGAGACCGCGGACATCGTCGGCAGCTACGCCGACTCGATTCACGGCCAGGGACTCACCGAGTCCGGCCTCGTCGTCACCGCGACCTGCGTCAACTGCCATTCGTCGCACGGCGAGCTGCCGCCCGACGATCCACGCTCGACCGTCAACCGGGCGAATCTCCCGGACACCTGCGGCAAGTGCCACTACGGGGTCAAGGAAGCGTTCGCCACGAGCATCCACGCCACCGGCGAACCGAAAGACGGTGAGCACCTGCCGGTCTGCGAGGACTGCCACAGCTCGCACAACATCTCGCGCCTCGATCTTCCCGGCGCCCGCACGAAGATGCTCAGCCAGTGCGGCGGCTGTCACAAGGAGCAGGCCGAGACCTTCTTCGAGACCTTCCACGGCAAGGTCTCCCAGCTGGGTGGCGAGTCTTCGGCGAAGTGCTCCGACTGCCACGGCAAGCACAACATTCTCAAGCCCACCGACCCGGCCTCGACTCTGTCGCGCGACAACGTCGTCGCGACCTGCGCCCAGTGCCACCCCGGTGCCAATCGGCGCTTCGCGGGCTACCTGACCCACGCCACGCACCATGACCGCGACAAGTACCCCTGGCTCTATTGGGTCTTCCGCGCCATGACCGCGCTGCTCGTCGGCACCCTGACCTTCGCGGTCTTCCACACGGTCGCCTGGCTCGTCCGGCTCTTCCTGTCGCGCGACCAGTGGCGGCACATGAAGGCCGCCTCGCGGCTCGAGGGCCAGGCGAAGCTCTACCAGCGCTTCACCGCCTTCCAGCGCCTGCAGCACGTCGCGATGATGATCTCGTTCTTCACCCTGGCGATCACCGGCATGGCGCTCAAGTTCTCCTACGCCGCCTGGGCCCAGGGCTTCTCGCGGGCCTTCGGCGGCTTCGAGGCGATGGGCATCGTGCACCGGCTCGGGGCGGTCGCCCTGATCATCGTCTTCTGCGTGCACGTCTGGGATGTGCGGCGCCAGAAGATCGCCTCGGGACGGACTTGGCTGCAGACGATTCTCGGTCCGGGCTCGATCCTCTTCACGCCGCGCGATCTCAAGGAGTTCATCGGCTCGATCAAGTGGTTCTTCGGCCTCGGGCCGCGGCCGAACTACGGGCGCTTCACCTACTGGGAGAAGTTCGACTAC
Coding sequences:
- a CDS encoding SDR family oxidoreductase, translating into MSDGRLAGKIAVVTGGARGIGRATVERFRAEGAEVVVWDLDAGSAENPADGANCIERVDVADALAVAAAAAALGERLPGVDILINNAGINLARSPAVGDVTAEEWRRVLDVNLSGALHCTQSLLPLLRRRGGGRIVNFSSILAVAGFPGQTAYAAAKAGLLGLTRVWARELGPAGITVNAVVPGYIDTAMNSAAAVEFRKAIVARTALRRLGTADDVARVCLFLASDDAAFVTGAAVPVDGGLVG
- a CDS encoding SDR family oxidoreductase — encoded protein: MRTASLAGQVAIVTGASSGIGRAVARELVGAGAHVVLAARRPAELEAATAELADRPGSAIAVPTDVADERAIERLVARAIGAFGRLDILVNAAGIGGFGLVHKLDAALLDRVWAVNVRGAILMAKHVVPILAGQGHGAIVNIGSVSSKRGWAQGTPYVASKFALRGFTECLRQEMRESGVRVVLVCPDLTATGFFAASGVALSGREAMLEAEEVAATVRFALELPPGADLAELDLLPAKRPAQATPPGANG
- a CDS encoding DUF1028 domain-containing protein, translated to MRIRESRNRLAWVGCAFLVVASAWQAANVPPAFAEPPRPSTFSIVAADPATGEVGVAVASRFFAVGSVVPYARAGVGAVATQASANTAYGPGALELLARGASPSEALAILTRADSGQGQRQAGVVAADGSAATFTGPGCNAWAGGRSGPGYAVQGNILTGEPVVAAMEQAFLASAGKPLAERLYAALAAGDAAGGDSRGKQSAVLLVSRAGGGYGAFDDRAIDIRVDDHKEPIVELGRLVGLALVNDLWNRGWAAFRNGQRGEDLKWQEMTLARAEATRAEILPEVLYDTAVIRLANGDLPGALAALARALSLNPKLAQQAAADTDLAGLREAKP
- a CDS encoding nucleotidyltransferase family protein; translation: MDQPRIAAFCREWRIAKLELFGSVLRDDFGPESDVDVLVSFERGSTWSYLDLVRMENELSEKLGRRVDLVERAAVEASDNYIRRREILRSAEALYAAG
- a CDS encoding DUF86 domain-containing protein, whose product is MRRDESYLLDMLLRSRDALRFAKEAEPLGLGENTMAQFAVLHALQIVGEAAGGVSEEARSANPGIPWVEIVGMRHRIVHDYGRVNMEVVRQVLERDLPALILQLEDLVPPDDEA
- a CDS encoding DNA-3-methyladenine glycosylase I, coding for MRCAWAGSDPLYQAYHDTEWGVPSFDERHLFEMLNLEGAQAGLSWITILKKRENYRAAFDGFDPERVARYDEAKVASLLADAGIVRNRLKVAATIGNAKAYLALRESGRTLADVVWKPYGGKPRQNRIASMGKVPVKTAESDRLSKELAKLGFKFVGSTIVYAYLQAVGCVNDHLMTCFRHDEVARLALRPAR
- a CDS encoding PD40 domain-containing protein — encoded protein: MVPFPGSCPRSAASLALLTLLAGASPAVAEHRAKVISADFLSAGSVSDESGPEVSPDGRWIVFVACESSDECWLASSRRFGEPGDPPLELAGPVHGFSFLGAGIDFEITGDSRRVVYEASTEPDAPNDLWSVAIDGSSAPVRLNPALLTNESINDYLVTDDGQQVVIELTRPGADVLLRVAIDGVGGVSNLDEGDSIRPYLFPAASGNPRLLYFIDTDGDDQLETLTIYLSSTLPFPLWAGELPTWTNIGSLTFAPDGDTVVLEADIQADEVDELWSIRTDSANSFHKLNQALVGGGNVVDFELSSDGRAVFLADAQVDERFELWSAPIDDSAEPVKLSGTLVSGGDVRGLRVAGDWAAYIADAAVDARDELWSVPADGHAAPTRRSDTVPAGRDVTSFRFTPSGSRLVYRANLGPVDRYDLHTTTTFGLTSHVQLTNRNILAPNPYSVRAYVVSPDSQRVAFIVTPDANWDGVAMEQRLLDPLTTAETLLEVAGADEGDYFLSYASDSRGLVGDAVLAAGDRREVHLVDEALFVDGFGSGDRSAWSSSVP
- a CDS encoding polyphosphate kinase 2 family protein, which gives rise to MAKSKQETLTRRMLKRYAVTSSKGFKLRGIDPQDTLGLKEKEARAALAKDVARLDELQEMLYAQDQWGVLLIFQAMDAAGKDGAIEHVMSGINPQGCQVFSFKAPSAEELDHDFLWRTSKCLPERGRIGIFNRSYYEETLVVRVHPPILAGQHLPKELVTKSIWEERLEDIAAFERYFARQGYLILKFFLHISKEEQKARFLARLDEPEKNWKFALGDVREREHWDAYMKSYEAAIRATAAPHAPWFVVPADHKWFTRLVISQTLVAAIEGLDLAWPKPVLVPADLAAARRALAQD